One region of Marivirga arenosa genomic DNA includes:
- the menD gene encoding 2-succinyl-5-enolpyruvyl-6-hydroxy-3-cyclohexene-1-carboxylic-acid synthase — translation MEQQIINNIAEICHQHGIEKAIISPGSRNAPLTLAFARHPKIQCYSVSDERSAAFIGMGMAQADRKTVALICTSGSAALNYAPAIAEAYFQEIPLLIITADRPPEWIDQWDGQTIRQENIYGKHVKKSFNLPVDLTHKDAQHQTYRFVNEALIESSSNVYGPVHINIPFREPFYPEKDTPWKYDNEVPLIKKFSGTKSLLASEIKSIQDELKQYSKIAIVLGQEQYENEFLIELDHITQKLNIPIYADIISNGHRLKNAIHFTDTIGLRILKEGNHDLIPELVISFGKSIISKNLKLFLRKNVNTQWHIKEHNAFIADPFQAITKQIEINPQYFLAVLNKESSQQFLKDWKDQNDQVSTITNKFLATQKFNEFSILAELIDKIPDKSNLHLANSLSVRYANFIGLKNRTAIKVWANRGTSGIDGSTSSAVGHAISKEKEAHYLITGDVAFFYDRNAFWHKYPYPNLKIILLNNQGGSIFRMIKGPKEQVELEEFFETEQRLNAKSLCSEFGIAHFSAHHEESFETIKEKFMSYPHAAILEIKTESKTNQKIFEDFKNQFLS, via the coding sequence ATGGAACAGCAAATTATTAATAATATAGCAGAAATTTGTCATCAACATGGTATAGAAAAAGCCATTATATCCCCTGGTAGTCGAAACGCTCCACTTACCTTGGCTTTTGCACGTCACCCTAAAATTCAATGTTATTCCGTAAGTGATGAAAGATCAGCCGCCTTTATTGGAATGGGTATGGCTCAAGCAGATCGTAAAACTGTAGCTCTGATTTGCACTTCTGGATCAGCTGCTCTAAATTATGCTCCAGCTATAGCTGAAGCCTATTTTCAAGAAATACCACTTTTAATTATTACAGCAGACCGACCACCTGAATGGATTGATCAATGGGATGGACAAACTATTCGACAAGAAAACATTTATGGTAAACATGTAAAAAAAAGCTTTAATCTTCCAGTCGATTTAACCCACAAAGATGCACAGCATCAAACTTACAGATTTGTAAATGAAGCTCTTATAGAAAGCAGTTCAAATGTGTATGGGCCTGTTCATATCAATATTCCATTTCGTGAGCCCTTTTATCCTGAAAAGGATACGCCATGGAAATATGATAATGAAGTACCTCTGATTAAAAAGTTTAGCGGTACAAAATCATTATTAGCTTCAGAGATTAAATCCATTCAAGATGAGTTAAAGCAATATTCAAAAATAGCCATTGTTTTAGGTCAGGAGCAATATGAAAACGAATTTTTAATTGAATTAGATCATATTACCCAAAAGCTCAATATACCCATCTATGCAGATATCATCTCCAATGGACACCGCTTAAAAAATGCTATTCATTTTACTGATACCATCGGCTTGAGAATCCTTAAAGAAGGAAATCATGATTTAATTCCAGAATTAGTGATTAGTTTTGGAAAAAGTATAATATCCAAAAACCTAAAGTTATTTCTAAGAAAGAATGTCAACACGCAATGGCATATAAAAGAACATAATGCTTTCATAGCTGATCCTTTTCAAGCCATAACAAAACAAATTGAAATCAATCCACAATATTTTTTAGCTGTATTGAATAAAGAATCTTCTCAGCAGTTTTTAAAAGATTGGAAAGATCAAAATGATCAGGTATCGACTATAACTAATAAATTTTTAGCAACTCAAAAATTCAATGAATTTTCCATTCTAGCAGAATTAATAGATAAAATCCCTGATAAAAGTAATTTGCACTTAGCCAATAGTTTAAGCGTACGGTATGCCAATTTTATTGGCCTTAAAAATAGAACTGCAATTAAAGTTTGGGCAAATCGTGGAACAAGTGGTATAGATGGTTCTACAAGCAGTGCTGTAGGACATGCTATTTCAAAAGAAAAAGAAGCTCATTATTTAATCACTGGAGATGTGGCCTTTTTCTATGATAGAAACGCATTTTGGCATAAATATCCTTACCCAAATTTGAAAATTATACTATTAAATAATCAAGGAGGATCTATTTTCAGAATGATTAAAGGTCCAAAAGAACAAGTGGAATTGGAAGAGTTTTTTGAAACTGAGCAAAGATTAAATGCAAAAAGCTTATGCAGTGAATTTGGCATTGCACATTTCTCAGCGCATCATGAAGAAAGCTTTGAAACCATCAAAGAGAAATTCATGAGTTATCCTCACGCTGCAATTTTAGAAATTAAAACTGAAAGTAAAACCAATCAAAAAATATTTGAAGACTTTAAAAATCAATTTTTATCATGA
- a CDS encoding nitric oxide synthase oxygenase, whose amino-acid sequence MQADFKRATEFIQQYYQENKLANVDDRLSEIQNEIELSGTYTLRNEELNYGCKLAWRNSNRCIGRLFWNSLKIKDKRELTSELQIFEALKSHIKYAFNKGKIRSVVSVFNPQNIKVYNQQLIRYAGYRLKDGSVKGDPEMVEFTSYCIKLGWKANFGEFDVLPIVIQLHDYKPVLFDLPKDIIPEVKLEHPRYSWFKDLKLKWYAVPIISNMVLEIGGIQYHTAPFSGWYMSTEIASRNLADSFRYNKLPLIAENLDLDISKNKILWKDHALLVLNEAVLYSFEKAGVQIVDHHSASEQFMKFVKLEQKNDREVTADWSWIVPPMASASLEVFHKEWNNQVKSPNFYYRSPFWQSGEEKQSQHSKCPFHIDSMH is encoded by the coding sequence GTGCAAGCAGATTTTAAAAGAGCAACTGAATTCATTCAACAGTATTACCAAGAGAATAAGTTAGCAAATGTTGATGACCGGCTGAGTGAAATTCAAAATGAAATTGAATTATCCGGCACTTATACATTAAGGAATGAGGAATTAAACTATGGATGTAAATTAGCTTGGAGAAATAGTAATCGTTGCATTGGCAGACTTTTTTGGAACAGCTTAAAAATTAAAGATAAAAGGGAACTGACGTCTGAATTGCAAATATTTGAAGCTTTGAAGAGTCATATTAAATATGCTTTTAATAAAGGTAAAATCCGTTCTGTAGTTTCTGTTTTCAATCCTCAAAACATTAAAGTATATAATCAACAATTAATTAGATACGCAGGCTACCGCTTAAAAGATGGTTCTGTAAAAGGGGATCCCGAAATGGTCGAATTCACCAGTTATTGTATTAAGCTTGGGTGGAAAGCTAATTTTGGGGAATTTGATGTTTTACCTATTGTAATACAACTTCATGATTATAAACCTGTTCTATTTGATTTACCAAAGGATATTATTCCTGAAGTTAAACTGGAACACCCACGTTATTCATGGTTTAAAGATTTAAAATTAAAATGGTATGCCGTTCCCATTATCTCAAATATGGTTTTGGAAATTGGTGGGATTCAATATCATACAGCACCTTTTAGTGGGTGGTATATGTCAACAGAAATTGCATCAAGAAACTTAGCTGATAGTTTTAGGTATAATAAACTACCTTTAATAGCTGAAAATTTAGATTTAGACATTTCTAAAAATAAAATTTTATGGAAAGATCATGCTTTGTTAGTCTTAAATGAAGCAGTTCTTTATTCATTTGAAAAAGCTGGTGTTCAAATTGTTGACCATCATTCTGCTTCTGAACAGTTTATGAAATTTGTGAAATTAGAGCAAAAAAATGATCGTGAAGTCACTGCTGATTGGAGTTGGATTGTCCCTCCTATGGCTTCAGCCTCATTAGAAGTGTTTCATAAGGAATGGAATAATCAGGTAAAAAGTCCTAATTTTTATTATCGATCGCCTTTCTGGCAATCAGGAGAAGAAAAACAATCGCAACATTCTAAATGTCCTTTTCATATCGATTCAATGCATTAA
- a CDS encoding 1,4-dihydroxy-2-naphthoyl-CoA synthase has protein sequence MSEIKWTTVKEYQDITYKKANHVARIAFNRPEVRNAFRPLTTAELFDALLHAREDDDIGVVLLSAEGPSPKDGKYAFCSGGDQKARGEQGYVGDDGVARLNILEVQRLIRFMPKVVIAVVPGWAVGGGHSLHVVCDMTLASKEHAIFKQTDADVTSFDGGYGSAYLAKMVGQKRAREIFFLGRNYSAQEAYDMGMVNAVVPHEKLEDTAYEWAQEVLGKSPLSVRMLKFAFNATDDGMVGQQVFAGEATRLAYMTEEAKEGRNAFLEKRKPNFEKFKRVSN, from the coding sequence ATGAGTGAAATCAAGTGGACTACTGTAAAGGAATATCAAGACATTACCTATAAAAAAGCGAATCACGTAGCACGTATTGCATTTAACAGACCAGAAGTTAGAAATGCTTTTAGACCCTTAACTACTGCGGAATTATTTGATGCCTTATTGCATGCTAGAGAGGATGACGACATAGGCGTAGTATTATTATCTGCTGAAGGTCCATCTCCAAAAGATGGCAAATATGCCTTTTGCAGTGGCGGAGACCAGAAAGCAAGAGGTGAACAGGGCTACGTAGGAGATGATGGAGTGGCACGTTTAAATATATTAGAAGTGCAGCGATTAATACGCTTTATGCCTAAGGTGGTCATCGCAGTTGTACCAGGATGGGCTGTTGGAGGGGGCCATAGTTTACATGTTGTCTGTGATATGACATTGGCCAGTAAAGAACATGCAATATTTAAGCAAACAGATGCTGATGTTACCAGCTTTGATGGGGGTTACGGTTCTGCCTACTTAGCAAAGATGGTGGGGCAGAAAAGAGCGAGAGAAATATTCTTTTTAGGTAGAAATTATTCAGCACAAGAGGCATACGATATGGGAATGGTAAATGCAGTAGTACCTCACGAGAAATTAGAAGATACCGCTTATGAGTGGGCGCAAGAAGTTCTTGGGAAATCTCCACTATCTGTTCGTATGCTGAAATTTGCTTTTAATGCTACCGATGATGGCATGGTAGGACAGCAAGTTTTTGCTGGTGAAGCCACTCGTTTGGCATACATGACAGAAGAAGCTAAAGAAGGAAGAAATGCATTTCTAGAGAAAAGAAAGCCTAATTTTGAGAAGTTTAAAAGGGTGAGTAATTGA
- a CDS encoding DoxX family protein: MGLSSLFFRTYLKAKSNRWYWLFSIFCRVVLAYAFIVAGFVKIIGERFASGLSILHPMGAYLEALHHTGFYYTFIGYAQVAAAILLIIPRTVFLGALIYFPIILNICILSIAVRFEGSLVTSPLMVLANLFLLVWHYNKLQFLLPIKSRLDMLHVGKSKKYSNKFPWLFSLFVIACVAFTVVVARFGYDFRPRNSLKDCKKQFVNTINEEKGIEFCQCIHINGSTLDQCLEEYNNKH; the protein is encoded by the coding sequence ATGGGTTTGTCCTCATTGTTCTTTCGTACCTATCTCAAAGCAAAAAGCAATAGGTGGTATTGGTTGTTTTCAATCTTCTGTAGAGTAGTATTAGCCTATGCTTTTATTGTGGCAGGCTTTGTGAAGATTATAGGGGAGAGGTTTGCTAGCGGATTATCAATTTTGCATCCAATGGGAGCTTATTTGGAAGCACTGCATCATACGGGCTTTTATTATACTTTTATTGGCTATGCTCAAGTAGCAGCAGCCATCTTATTAATAATACCCAGGACGGTATTTTTGGGTGCTCTGATCTATTTCCCTATCATCTTAAATATTTGCATTTTATCTATTGCAGTTCGTTTTGAAGGTTCATTAGTTACCTCTCCCTTAATGGTTCTCGCCAATCTGTTTTTATTAGTCTGGCATTATAATAAACTACAATTTCTTTTACCAATTAAATCAAGATTAGACATGCTTCATGTAGGGAAATCTAAAAAATACAGCAATAAGTTTCCCTGGTTATTTAGTCTGTTTGTGATTGCCTGTGTTGCATTTACTGTAGTTGTTGCTAGGTTCGGATATGATTTTAGGCCTAGAAATTCGCTAAAAGATTGTAAAAAGCAATTCGTTAATACTATTAATGAAGAAAAGGGTATTGAATTTTGTCAATGTATTCACATAAACGGAAGTACTTTGGATCAGTGTTTAGAGGAATATAATAATAAACATTAA